The following proteins are co-located in the Robbsia betulipollinis genome:
- a CDS encoding ParB/RepB/Spo0J family partition protein, producing MAKSMKAMLEARAAENTKRHHEAVYADDFDVGRQHVKVEVEGIERNPYQPRIHYAESAVQELALSIEAVGLLQPITLRKVDDRYQLIAGERRLRAHKVLGRTHIEALVISANDEESALLALAENMDRADLSDFEIGLGIRQIQLEFPHRTKLAEHLRIQRSDLYRYLAFDALPDEVKDRLRLNPALISRSAATDIVKALKEGEGTPEERLGRLRKAWEKLEAGKLEQSKVARFVARPHAEASGKPRPVVLYQKGERIGSITAGDTQLVVKIATAALSEDQRRQLSDFVVDLFR from the coding sequence ATGGCTAAAAGCATGAAGGCAATGTTGGAAGCCCGCGCCGCCGAAAACACGAAGCGACATCATGAAGCGGTGTATGCCGACGATTTCGACGTGGGCAGGCAACATGTCAAGGTGGAAGTCGAGGGCATCGAACGCAATCCCTATCAGCCGCGCATCCACTACGCCGAAAGCGCGGTGCAGGAGCTGGCGCTCAGTATCGAAGCGGTGGGTTTGCTGCAGCCGATCACGCTGCGCAAGGTCGATGACCGCTACCAACTCATTGCCGGCGAGCGCCGTCTTCGCGCCCACAAGGTTTTGGGAAGGACGCACATCGAAGCGCTGGTGATTTCCGCCAACGACGAAGAGTCGGCGTTGCTCGCGCTCGCGGAAAACATGGATCGCGCGGATCTCAGCGATTTCGAAATCGGTCTTGGGATCCGGCAAATCCAGCTCGAGTTCCCGCACCGGACAAAACTTGCCGAGCATCTGCGAATCCAGCGTTCGGATCTCTATCGCTATCTTGCGTTCGATGCGTTGCCCGATGAAGTGAAGGATCGACTGCGCCTCAATCCCGCACTGATTTCACGCAGCGCCGCAACGGATATTGTGAAGGCGTTGAAGGAGGGTGAGGGAACGCCCGAGGAACGTCTGGGTCGCCTGCGCAAGGCTTGGGAAAAACTTGAAGCGGGAAAACTCGAGCAATCGAAGGTCGCGCGTTTTGTTGCCCGGCCTCACGCCGAAGCGTCGGGCAAACCCCGCCCCGTGGTTCTATACCAGAAGGGCGAGAGAATTGGATCCATCACCGCCGGAGATACGCAACTTGTCGTCAAGATCGCGACAGCGGCGCTGTCGGAAGATCAGCGGCGGCAACTCAGCGACTTTGTCGTCGATTTGTTTCGCTGA
- a CDS encoding YunG family protein: MTDFATPLDLYRALSTVWSGDTASPSEGWSAANPARNHCGVTSLIVQDHFGGEILRTQTSGGTHFYNLVDGRKWDLTVSQFAEPVPFDDTPASREMALADTSEEKYALLTERLAACRATSGSA; this comes from the coding sequence ATGACGGATTTCGCAACGCCTCTCGATCTCTATCGCGCCCTGTCGACCGTTTGGTCCGGTGACACCGCCAGTCCTTCCGAAGGGTGGTCCGCAGCGAATCCCGCCCGCAATCACTGCGGCGTGACGTCCCTTATCGTGCAGGATCATTTCGGTGGCGAGATTCTCAGGACGCAAACCTCGGGTGGCACGCATTTCTACAATCTCGTCGACGGCAGGAAATGGGATTTGACCGTCAGCCAGTTCGCCGAACCGGTCCCCTTCGACGACACGCCCGCCTCGCGTGAAATGGCGCTCGCCGACACGAGCGAGGAGAAATATGCCTTGCTCACGGAACGCCTCGCAGCATGCCGCGCAACCTCCGGATCGGCCTGA
- a CDS encoding ABC transporter transmembrane domain-containing protein — protein MLIPFVGRYVWQAAAAGVALLSAAGLVLALGQGMRHLIDHGFASGSQAQLNHTALAMFGVVAALAVATACRFSLVSWLGEQIGADIRRAAFNHVLSLSPAWSETARSGDVLSRLITDTTLLQALTASSLSQWLRSTVLLVGALAMLVATSPLLSLLVLAVIPVVVLPLIVFSRRERRLSRMTQERLADLAAMAEEAFGALRTVQAFNQEPQVRHAFSDAIQEVVSAGQARARSRAVVMLIVILLGFGAITLALWVGGHEVLAGRMSAGALSAFVFYSITVATAGAGLSELWGDLQRAAGAADRIADLLSEQPAIASPAQPLPLPVPARGALAFDQVTFFYPARPDRAALHDFTLHVRPGETVALVGPSGAGKTTVFQLLMRFYDPHAGTVSLDGVDLRQGDLAALRSLVSVVPQDPVVFGADVWTNIRFGRPDASDADVRAAAAAASCDFVAALPDGFDTFLGEKGVRLSGGQRQRLAIARAILRNSPILLLDEATSALDSENEHAVQEALRRLETGRTTVVIAHRLATVRRADRIVVMNGGRIEAIGSHQALVAEGGLYARLAALQFKD, from the coding sequence GTGTTGATCCCGTTTGTCGGCCGATACGTCTGGCAGGCCGCCGCTGCGGGCGTGGCGCTTTTGAGCGCCGCAGGTCTGGTTCTGGCGTTGGGACAGGGCATGCGGCACTTGATCGATCATGGTTTCGCGAGCGGCAGTCAGGCGCAACTCAACCACACGGCGCTCGCGATGTTCGGTGTCGTGGCCGCCCTGGCGGTCGCGACCGCCTGTCGGTTTTCGCTGGTCAGCTGGCTGGGCGAGCAGATCGGCGCCGATATCCGGCGCGCGGCATTCAACCACGTTCTGTCGCTGTCGCCCGCCTGGTCGGAGACCGCGCGCAGCGGCGATGTGCTGTCGCGCCTCATTACCGACACCACGTTACTGCAGGCACTGACCGCCTCGTCGCTTTCGCAATGGCTGCGCAGCACGGTGCTGCTGGTCGGCGCGCTCGCGATGCTGGTGGCGACGAGTCCCTTGCTGTCGCTGCTGGTGCTGGCGGTCATTCCGGTCGTGGTGCTGCCGTTGATCGTTTTCTCGCGGCGCGAACGGCGCCTCTCCCGCATGACGCAGGAACGTCTCGCGGATCTCGCCGCGATGGCCGAGGAAGCCTTCGGCGCCCTGCGCACGGTGCAGGCGTTCAATCAGGAGCCGCAGGTACGGCATGCATTCTCTGACGCGATCCAGGAGGTCGTGTCGGCCGGGCAGGCCCGGGCGCGCTCCCGCGCGGTCGTCATGCTGATCGTCATCCTGCTGGGCTTTGGCGCGATCACGCTGGCGTTGTGGGTGGGTGGGCACGAGGTGCTGGCCGGCAGGATGTCGGCGGGCGCGTTGTCGGCGTTCGTTTTCTATTCCATCACCGTCGCCACCGCCGGGGCGGGCTTGAGCGAACTGTGGGGCGATCTCCAGCGCGCCGCAGGTGCTGCCGACCGGATCGCCGATCTGCTGTCGGAACAACCTGCCATCGCCTCGCCGGCGCAACCCCTTCCGCTGCCGGTGCCGGCCCGCGGCGCGCTGGCATTCGATCAGGTGACGTTCTTCTATCCGGCGCGACCGGACCGTGCTGCCCTGCACGACTTCACGCTGCACGTGCGCCCGGGCGAAACCGTCGCGCTGGTGGGACCGTCCGGGGCGGGCAAGACGACGGTCTTCCAGTTGCTGATGCGTTTTTACGATCCGCACGCGGGCACGGTCTCTTTGGACGGCGTCGATCTGCGCCAGGGAGACCTCGCAGCGCTGCGCTCCCTGGTCAGCGTCGTGCCGCAGGACCCCGTCGTGTTCGGCGCAGACGTCTGGACCAATATCCGGTTCGGCCGCCCGGATGCGAGCGATGCGGACGTGCGGGCAGCCGCCGCAGCTGCCTCGTGCGATTTCGTCGCGGCGCTTCCGGACGGTTTCGACACCTTTCTGGGCGAGAAGGGCGTGCGCTTGTCGGGCGGGCAACGGCAGCGTCTGGCCATCGCCCGGGCGATCCTGCGCAATTCTCCGATCCTGCTGCTCGACGAGGCCACCAGCGCCCTCGATTCCGAAAACGAGCATGCGGTGCAGGAAGCGTTGCGCCGGCTCGAGACCGGTCGTACGACCGTCGTCATCGCCCATCGCCTGGCCACCGTCCGGCGTGCGGACCGGATCGTGGTGATGAACGGCGGCCGGATCGAAGCCATCGGTTCGCACCAGGCGCTGGTCGCCGAGGGTGGGCTGTATGCCCGCCTGGCGGCGCTGCAGTTCAAGGATTAG
- the poxB gene encoding ubiquinone-dependent pyruvate dehydrogenase, producing MPKHTIAEFLAKKLAAAGVERIWGVTGDSLNGLAYSLDRLGAIRWMHTRHEEVAAFAAGAEAASTGRLAVCAGSCGPGNLHLINGLYDCHRNHQPVLVIAAHIPSTEIGLGYFQETHPQELFKECSHYVELVTNASQFPRVLERAMRTAIQERGVAVIVLPGDVALGEGPAETPDWSETAPATILPAEADLDRLAALLNASSAVTMMCGSGTAGAHPEILELAERLGAPMVHTLRGKQYVEWENPFDVGMTGLIGFSSGYHAMESCDTLLLLGSDFPYRPFYPQHAKVIQIDWKGSQLGHRAPLALGLVGTVRETVRAVLPKLRPKPDRRFLDNALRHYASARKELDALATPSHPGKAIHPQYLTRLIDEIASDDAIFTADVGTPTVWAARYLTMNGKRQLHGSFNHGSMANAMPQALGAQAAHPGRQVVSMSGDGGLSMLLGDLLTAVQLALPIKIVVFNNSLLGFVSMELKAAGYLDTNVDLSKTDFAAIAKGAGLFSVRVEESSELADGLRAAFAHPGPALVDVVTAKHEIAMPPKVALEQAKGFSLYMLRAILNGRGDEIVDVVKTNLR from the coding sequence ATGCCAAAACATACGATCGCCGAATTCCTGGCGAAAAAGCTGGCCGCCGCGGGCGTGGAGCGAATTTGGGGCGTGACGGGCGACAGCCTGAACGGCCTTGCCTACAGCCTCGATCGACTCGGCGCGATTCGCTGGATGCATACCCGTCACGAGGAAGTCGCGGCATTCGCGGCGGGCGCCGAGGCCGCGTCCACCGGCCGGCTGGCCGTTTGCGCGGGCAGTTGCGGGCCGGGCAATCTGCACCTGATCAACGGCTTGTATGACTGCCACCGGAATCACCAACCGGTCCTGGTCATCGCCGCGCACATTCCCTCGACGGAAATCGGCCTGGGGTACTTCCAGGAGACGCATCCGCAGGAACTGTTCAAGGAGTGCAGCCACTACGTCGAACTCGTCACGAATGCGTCGCAGTTTCCGCGTGTGCTCGAACGGGCGATGCGCACCGCCATCCAGGAGCGCGGCGTGGCGGTGATCGTGCTGCCGGGTGACGTCGCGCTGGGCGAGGGTCCGGCCGAAACGCCGGACTGGTCCGAGACCGCGCCCGCGACCATCCTGCCCGCCGAAGCCGACCTGGACCGCCTCGCGGCCCTGCTCAACGCATCGAGCGCGGTGACGATGATGTGCGGCAGCGGCACGGCGGGTGCGCATCCCGAGATCCTCGAACTCGCCGAGCGTCTCGGCGCGCCCATGGTGCACACCCTCCGCGGCAAGCAGTATGTCGAATGGGAAAACCCGTTCGACGTCGGCATGACGGGGCTGATCGGTTTCAGTTCCGGTTATCACGCGATGGAATCGTGCGACACCCTCCTGCTGCTGGGTTCCGACTTTCCCTATCGGCCGTTCTATCCGCAACACGCGAAGGTCATTCAGATAGACTGGAAAGGCTCGCAACTCGGCCACCGTGCGCCCCTCGCCCTCGGCCTGGTCGGCACCGTCAGGGAAACCGTACGCGCGGTGCTGCCCAAGCTGCGTCCGAAACCCGATCGGCGCTTCCTCGACAATGCATTGCGTCACTATGCGTCGGCACGCAAGGAACTCGATGCGCTGGCCACGCCTTCGCATCCCGGAAAGGCCATCCACCCCCAATACCTTACCCGGCTGATCGACGAAATCGCCAGCGACGATGCGATCTTCACGGCCGATGTCGGCACGCCGACGGTGTGGGCGGCGCGCTATCTGACGATGAACGGCAAGCGGCAACTGCATGGCTCGTTCAATCACGGTTCGATGGCGAACGCGATGCCGCAGGCGCTGGGCGCGCAGGCCGCGCATCCGGGCCGGCAGGTGGTGTCGATGTCGGGTGACGGCGGGCTGTCGATGCTGCTCGGCGACCTCCTTACCGCCGTGCAGCTCGCGCTACCGATCAAGATCGTGGTCTTCAACAATAGCCTGCTTGGCTTCGTTTCCATGGAGTTGAAGGCGGCCGGTTATCTCGATACGAACGTCGACCTGAGCAAGACCGACTTCGCCGCGATCGCGAAAGGCGCAGGACTGTTCAGCGTTCGCGTCGAGGAATCGAGCGAGCTGGCGGACGGGCTGCGTGCGGCATTCGCCCATCCCGGACCCGCACTGGTGGATGTCGTGACGGCGAAACATGAAATCGCCATGCCGCCGAAGGTGGCGCTGGAACAGGCCAAGGGTTTCAGTCTCTACATGCTGCGGGCGATCCTCAACGGACGCGGCGACGAGATCGTCGATGTGGTGAAAACCAATCTGCGCTAG
- a CDS encoding ParA family protein, whose product MGTFDHTRVIAIANHKGGVGKTTTVVNLADAFGRSGLKVLVVDMDPQANASLHIGKMHPSRVDLSCAQLLLAAGVDKLPQAVHEDTYLENVSLIYGSLALGRVEEELKDQTPRPSEELRTKLETADGIYDVILIDCPPSLKLLTSNAMAAATHIIVPVESGSQYGLYGAEDLLKHIEKIKRINPTLALLGALLVRHDERQTVCKLLEVTARETFGKILPVRISTSTKVNQAAVMQSSLHKLDRSAKVSREYRELADGLIATLGLKPAPAEEEVENG is encoded by the coding sequence ATGGGAACGTTCGATCACACGCGAGTCATTGCGATTGCCAACCACAAAGGGGGCGTTGGTAAGACGACGACCGTTGTCAATCTCGCTGACGCCTTTGGACGCTCGGGACTGAAGGTATTGGTCGTGGATATGGACCCCCAGGCCAATGCCAGCCTTCACATCGGCAAAATGCATCCAAGCCGGGTCGATCTTTCCTGCGCGCAGTTATTGCTCGCGGCGGGCGTCGACAAGCTGCCGCAGGCCGTGCATGAAGATACCTACCTTGAAAACGTCTCGCTGATCTACGGGTCTCTCGCGCTTGGCCGAGTCGAGGAGGAACTGAAGGATCAGACGCCGCGACCGTCCGAGGAACTTCGTACAAAACTCGAAACGGCGGACGGTATTTATGATGTTATCCTGATCGACTGTCCGCCGAGTCTGAAGCTGCTGACAAGCAACGCGATGGCCGCTGCGACCCACATCATCGTTCCGGTGGAATCTGGTTCGCAGTACGGACTATACGGTGCGGAGGATCTTCTCAAACACATCGAGAAGATCAAGCGGATCAATCCGACCTTGGCCTTGCTGGGTGCGTTGCTGGTTCGTCACGATGAAAGACAGACGGTCTGCAAGCTTCTCGAAGTCACCGCCCGGGAAACCTTCGGCAAGATATTGCCGGTTCGAATTTCAACCAGTACAAAGGTCAATCAGGCAGCCGTCATGCAATCGAGTCTTCACAAGCTGGATCGTTCCGCGAAGGTATCGCGCGAATACCGTGAACTGGCCGACGGTCTGATCGCTACCCTGGGCCTCAAACCGGCGCCGGCGGAAGAGGAGGTGGAAAATGGCTAA
- a CDS encoding AAA family ATPase, with protein MIDPLRSGYTIEDIEDQANRVADVVERVRNSIFSPDYVKKSPTFSVTQLAALCRIDRSALTRRLAKGDLPTGQEINKSKRDFSLAEARIWARAYGRSYKRKPGDKAVVVTTGNSKGGVSKTTTTMCMAQGLSLLGYRVLCIDLDPQGSLTSLCGYLPDTQIQEEDTILPLCAGDETSLRYAVKPTYWDGLDIVGCSPVAFAAEFHIPSRQSKREAGFRFYDVLNRGLDDLRDEYDVMLVDTSPTLSYLSLNAFFAADGLIMPIPPRGMDFASSSQFWTLFSGLATSIAEQAGGGKTWKFINVLLSMTEGKGNVNESVVREWVKVAYGDKLMTGEIPKTVVSSSSGTKFSTVYDITKYTGSAKTYQTARVAYDAAVDQVEAQIRRVWVRE; from the coding sequence ATGATAGACCCTTTACGCTCGGGATATACCATCGAGGACATCGAAGACCAGGCAAATCGCGTGGCCGACGTCGTCGAACGGGTAAGGAACAGCATTTTCTCGCCCGACTATGTGAAGAAGTCGCCCACGTTTTCGGTCACGCAGCTCGCCGCGTTGTGCCGTATCGATCGCAGCGCGCTGACGCGCCGGCTTGCCAAGGGCGATCTGCCCACGGGCCAGGAGATCAACAAGTCCAAGCGCGATTTCTCGCTCGCCGAAGCGCGGATTTGGGCCAGGGCGTACGGCCGTTCGTACAAGCGCAAGCCGGGCGACAAGGCGGTGGTGGTTACCACTGGAAACAGCAAGGGGGGCGTCAGCAAGACGACCACGACGATGTGCATGGCGCAGGGCCTGTCGCTGCTTGGCTATCGTGTGCTGTGCATCGATCTGGACCCGCAAGGTTCCTTGACGAGTTTATGCGGCTATCTGCCCGACACGCAAATCCAGGAAGAGGACACGATTCTGCCGCTCTGCGCGGGAGATGAGACGTCGCTGCGATATGCAGTGAAGCCGACCTATTGGGATGGTCTCGATATCGTCGGCTGCAGCCCCGTTGCCTTTGCCGCGGAGTTTCACATTCCCAGCCGGCAGTCGAAGCGCGAAGCCGGTTTCAGGTTTTACGACGTGCTGAACCGGGGGCTCGACGATCTGCGTGATGAATACGACGTGATGCTCGTGGATACGTCGCCGACGCTGTCGTATCTGTCCCTCAACGCGTTCTTTGCCGCCGACGGCCTGATCATGCCGATTCCGCCTCGCGGAATGGACTTCGCGAGTTCCAGCCAGTTCTGGACCCTGTTTTCCGGGCTTGCCACGTCGATCGCGGAACAGGCGGGGGGCGGCAAAACCTGGAAATTCATCAACGTGCTGCTTTCGATGACGGAAGGCAAGGGGAATGTGAACGAGAGCGTGGTGCGCGAGTGGGTAAAGGTCGCTTATGGCGACAAGTTGATGACGGGCGAGATTCCGAAGACGGTGGTGTCGAGTTCGTCGGGCACCAAGTTTTCGACCGTGTACGACATCACGAAATACACGGGCAGCGCGAAGACCTATCAGACGGCTCGCGTCGCCTACGATGCGGCGGTGGACCAGGTAGAAGCGCAGATCCGGCGCGTTTGGGTGAGGGAATAG
- a CDS encoding quinone oxidoreductase family protein yields the protein MTAEIAPSRLPETMRAAIVRGSRVGVEETHVPRPAAQEVLVRVHASGMNRADLAVASGGQHGGVGGDGTVVGMEWAGEVVALGAEVPSTLALGDRVMCSGAGGYAQFAVCDHGRTLPVPDAMDFMTAATLPIALQTMHQALTASGGFIAGQSVLIQGASSGVGLLGLQIAKALGAKTVIGTSTNDARRARLADFGADLALDSRDAAWPQRVREATGGGVDLIIDMISGETVNASLAATRICGRIVNVGRLGGARAAFDFDLHALRRIDYVGVTFRTRSREEIRLIVEGVRRDLMHLVADGTLRLPIDRVFALGDAAAALAHMTANAHFGKVLLLP from the coding sequence ATGACCGCTGAAATTGCTCCTTCCAGACTGCCCGAAACGATGCGCGCCGCGATCGTGCGCGGGAGCCGCGTCGGTGTCGAAGAAACGCATGTGCCCCGGCCCGCCGCGCAGGAAGTGCTCGTTCGTGTGCATGCCAGCGGCATGAATCGCGCCGACCTGGCCGTGGCCTCGGGCGGACAGCACGGCGGCGTCGGCGGCGACGGCACGGTGGTGGGCATGGAATGGGCCGGCGAGGTGGTGGCGCTGGGCGCCGAGGTGCCATCGACGCTCGCCCTCGGGGACCGCGTGATGTGCTCCGGCGCGGGCGGATACGCGCAGTTCGCGGTCTGCGATCACGGACGCACGCTGCCCGTCCCGGACGCGATGGATTTCATGACGGCGGCGACGTTGCCGATCGCTTTGCAGACGATGCACCAGGCGCTCACCGCGAGCGGGGGATTCATCGCGGGCCAGTCCGTGCTGATCCAGGGGGCAAGCAGCGGGGTCGGCCTGCTGGGCCTGCAGATCGCGAAGGCGCTGGGCGCGAAGACGGTGATCGGCACGTCGACGAACGACGCCCGCCGCGCGCGGCTCGCCGATTTCGGCGCCGATCTCGCGCTTGATTCGCGCGACGCGGCGTGGCCGCAGCGGGTACGGGAGGCGACCGGCGGCGGTGTCGACCTGATCATCGATATGATCTCGGGCGAGACCGTCAATGCGAGCCTGGCCGCGACGCGGATCTGCGGGCGCATCGTCAACGTCGGGCGGCTCGGCGGCGCCCGGGCGGCGTTCGATTTCGATCTGCATGCCTTGCGCCGCATCGACTATGTGGGCGTCACGTTCCGTACCCGTTCGCGCGAGGAAATCCGTCTCATCGTCGAAGGCGTGCGGCGCGATCTGATGCATCTTGTGGCGGACGGTACGTTGCGCCTGCCGATCGACCGCGTGTTCGCCCTCGGCGACGCGGCGGCAGCCTTGGCGCACATGACGGCGAATGCGCATTTCGGCAAGGTATTGCTGCTGCCTTGA
- the trfA gene encoding plasmid replication initiator TrfA, whose product MDATEPVAPKETALDIATRLEKTAASRKVPPAPAQPGGRVQIPLWSDEHRPVLHDLVRSALFTCGQKDARKDLKANPIYALEHIRITYTGEELRQRDYDVYLQILHLSRGITVDGRQEWVEFDARTLIKQLRWTQNSRSLVELRETIRRLTACALEVARARTRTSPPVIYGGPLLLKYAGAQEGSFDEVTFWKVQINTEVAAQLKPGDYTRIDWHVRAQLGPLEKWLHAFYSTNQAPYPMKVETIHKLCGSRMAELKSFRRAIKSALQRLTDVGFLASWQIDTTDKIKVTRSQMVTLDSPSVDQG is encoded by the coding sequence GTGGACGCGACCGAGCCCGTGGCGCCGAAGGAAACCGCGCTCGATATCGCGACGCGCCTGGAAAAAACCGCAGCGTCCCGCAAAGTCCCGCCGGCGCCGGCCCAGCCGGGCGGAAGGGTGCAGATCCCCCTCTGGTCGGACGAACATCGGCCCGTTCTACACGATCTGGTGCGTTCCGCGCTTTTCACCTGCGGACAGAAGGACGCTCGCAAGGATTTAAAGGCCAATCCGATCTACGCGCTCGAGCATATCCGGATTACGTACACCGGCGAGGAACTCAGGCAACGTGATTACGATGTCTATCTGCAAATTCTCCATCTGTCGCGTGGCATAACGGTTGATGGTCGGCAGGAATGGGTGGAGTTCGATGCGCGCACCCTGATAAAACAGCTGCGCTGGACGCAGAACTCGCGCAGCCTCGTGGAATTGCGGGAAACCATCCGGCGTCTCACCGCCTGCGCCCTCGAAGTCGCACGGGCGAGGACACGCACGAGTCCTCCCGTCATCTACGGCGGCCCCCTGTTGTTGAAGTACGCCGGCGCGCAGGAAGGAAGCTTCGACGAGGTGACCTTCTGGAAAGTGCAGATCAATACCGAAGTGGCGGCGCAATTGAAGCCTGGCGACTATACCCGCATCGACTGGCACGTTCGCGCCCAACTCGGTCCGCTGGAAAAATGGCTCCACGCTTTCTATTCGACCAATCAGGCGCCCTATCCCATGAAGGTCGAAACCATCCACAAACTGTGCGGTTCGCGGATGGCTGAGCTGAAATCCTTCCGGCGCGCGATCAAATCCGCGCTGCAGCGCCTGACCGACGTCGGTTTCCTCGCGTCCTGGCAAATCGATACCACCGACAAAATCAAGGTCACCCGTAGTCAAATGGTCACCCTGGACAGCCCGAGCGTCGACCAAGGCTAG
- a CDS encoding ParB/RepB/Spo0J family partition protein, with protein MSKQKDEAARLAAAAIDPSMLPSFSRRAPRVAMNTVTDFTGELGKVEKDLREAREKLALHEGSLPTRKIDPKTIRLSKFANRIDQSMEGADFEAFKLEIANAGGNVQPIKIRLTEDGVQEVVFGHRRHRACLELDLPVLATIRENMSDKELFEEMSRENDQRKDLSAYELAMHYKRAIDLKLYRNWSEVAAVLGKTKALLSRYSALADLPKPVVDAFPSPNDIQPKWATTLRRVIDVDSEAVVQAAKRARGSGLNAKLVFEMLINLPERKLTRVNFGVCEWTETDKAIRIDIGKNKLSPEQLEGLQAYLAQIGSGKGER; from the coding sequence ATGAGCAAACAAAAAGACGAGGCCGCACGCCTGGCGGCCGCCGCGATCGACCCGAGCATGCTGCCGAGTTTTTCCCGGCGCGCGCCGCGGGTGGCGATGAATACCGTGACGGATTTCACCGGCGAGCTCGGCAAGGTCGAGAAAGATCTTCGCGAGGCCCGCGAGAAACTCGCGCTCCACGAAGGGTCGTTGCCCACGCGAAAGATCGATCCCAAAACCATCAGGTTGTCGAAATTCGCCAACCGCATCGATCAGTCGATGGAAGGTGCGGATTTCGAAGCCTTCAAACTTGAAATCGCCAACGCGGGCGGTAATGTCCAGCCGATCAAGATCCGCCTTACCGAGGATGGCGTGCAGGAAGTCGTGTTCGGTCACCGCCGTCATCGTGCTTGCCTCGAGCTGGATCTTCCCGTGCTGGCGACGATCCGCGAGAACATGAGCGACAAGGAGTTGTTCGAGGAAATGAGCCGGGAGAACGATCAACGAAAGGATCTTTCCGCTTATGAACTGGCGATGCATTACAAACGTGCGATCGATTTGAAGCTGTATCGAAACTGGTCGGAAGTTGCGGCGGTGCTGGGGAAAACCAAGGCCTTGCTCAGCCGTTACAGCGCCCTTGCGGATTTGCCCAAGCCGGTTGTGGATGCCTTTCCCTCGCCCAACGACATTCAACCGAAATGGGCCACGACCCTGCGCCGCGTCATCGATGTGGACTCGGAGGCCGTGGTGCAGGCCGCCAAACGGGCGCGCGGGTCGGGACTCAATGCGAAATTGGTGTTCGAGATGTTGATCAACCTGCCGGAGAGAAAGTTAACCCGGGTTAACTTCGGTGTCTGCGAGTGGACCGAAACGGACAAGGCCATACGGATCGATATCGGTAAAAACAAATTGAGCCCGGAGCAGCTCGAAGGTTTGCAAGCCTATCTGGCGCAAATCGGGAGTGGTAAAGGGGAGCGGTAA